The genomic region GATACTGAGGAGGAAATAAAAGTTTGGAGGGAAAAAACAGCCACGGAAAATAACGGAATTTCTGCAGCTTATAATTTTTCGACAAGAGGTCAGATGCGAAATTCCTTATCCTTATCGGCAGATGAAGTAGCTGGATTGATTGCAACTGGAACTCCAAAAGTCGTGAGACTCAAAGTAGATGCAGAAGACCATGTGGAGTTTGAAGATTTGATTCGTGAAAAAGTGCGATTCGATAGTAGTCAACTCGATGATAGAGTTTTATTAAAGTCGGACGGCATGCCTACTTATCACCTTGCCAATGTAGTCGATGACCACCTTATGGAAATATCACATGTCATTCGTGGGGAAGAATGGTTAGCATCTACCCCTCATCATATCTTATTATATAAGGCCTTTGGTTGGGAAGAGCCAAAGTTTGCCCATTTACCATTGTTCCTAAAACCAGACGGCAAAGGAAAGTTGAGTAAACGTGATGGTGACCGATTGGGCTTTCCTGTATTTTGTACACGTTTTATCAATCCAGACACTAAGGAAATTACAGAAGGTTTTCGTGAAAAAGGTTTTGAGCGCGATGCCTTTGTCAATTTTATTGCCATGCTAGGATGGAATGATGGAAGCGAAAGAGAACTTTTTGATATGCCAGCTTTGATAGCAAATTTCAGTTTAGATAGAGTCCATAAAGCGGGTGCTAAGTTTAATTATGAAAAAGCAGTATGGTTCAACCAACAATATGTACGTAATCTTTCTAATGAAGCGTTGGTTTCAGCTTGTGAAACAGATATAAAATCACTAAATCCTAATGTAAATAAAGAGTTTGTATCAAAATATGTAGAGCTTTTTCGTGACAGAATAGATTTTAAATATCAACTAGTGAGTGTAGGAAAATATATGTATTCGGCTATTGAAGAGTATGATATTGATACTTTGAAAAAGAAATGGAAGCCCGAGATAGAAGGATTTATATCTTCATATCTAGATTTTCTATCTAAGACAGAAATTCATTCGTCTAGTGTACTTGAGTCTGAGACAAAGTCACTTATAGAAAGTCATCATTTAGGTCTAGGGAATATTTTACCAGTTTTGAGAATATTGCTGACAGGTACCATGAAAGGTCCATCAATATTTGATACCATTCTACTTTTAGGAATAGAAGAGACTAAGAAAAGATTATTGAAATTATCCTATCTTTTGAATAACTGATCAAAGGCTGCGTCCAGTTGATCTCTCGAATTTTTATTGACAGGAGGGGGTGTCGTCGTATTTGATTTTGTGGCAGGAGGGGTAGTTGCTGGCTTTGTAGCAGACTCTGTAGGATTAGCTACTGGAGCTGCACTAGCTATTGCCTTTGGTCTTTGTGTTGTAGGTGCAGGTGAGTTAGCTGGTGGAGTAGATGATATTATGGCATCTCTTTGAATATTTGGAGCCTTTAATTGAACTGGCTCAGAACTCTTTGCCTTTGGGGTATTCGCGGGAGGAGTTGCAGGTGTGGTAGGAGTTACAGGAGCTTTAACCACTGCTGGATCAGAGTTCTTTTTAAGGTGCTCCTTATATCCTATTGGTATATAGTCTGGATATTGAACATTTTTATTTGTTTTTGGAGCTGCTGGCACTGCACTGCTGCCAGTAGAAGTCGGAGTTTCTGAAGCTAAAAATTTACTATCTGTTTTATATCCTTCCTGTCTTTCACCATTTGCATCATATTTAGTCACAAATGCACCTGGAAAGCCTAATTTCTGAATTTTTTGTGAAAACTCTAAAGCTTCCGCCTCATCTTTAAAGCCTTGTACCTCTATCACATTTCTATTGTTCAATTTTTGAATGCCTAGAGTTTTATTAAAACTACCAAAGAATTTTTCAAAATCCTCTCTAAAATAAGCTGCGAGTTGAACCCTAAAAGGTGTATGCTCAGTTTTCCCCTGAACTTTAGTAACAATTGTAGTTGTTTGTTGTGCTGGCTTTGCAGGTGAACCTGCACTTACTACAGTTGATGAAGGATTGGCTGGCGCGCTTTGAGGAGCCATACGGCTAGCTATGGTGGCTTTATTTTTATAGATTTTAATGAGACTATCTTTCTTATCTAGTAGAGATAAGTATTCCTCTGAAACCTTCATCGTATTCTCATTAGCCTTGTCTGCTCTTTCATTGAGTGCTTTGATTTTTTCGTAATACAATTTAGGGTTTTCGATATACTTGTCGAGTAATTTTCGAACTTCTTCTTCATTATAATCCTTGCCTTGTGCATTCATGGGATGCACAGAGAATAATAATACCACTATATTGAAAATGAGTATTGTCGTTTTGAACATAACTTCTTTTTAATTTATTTCAAGAATGTGGTTAGATAATAACACACTGTAATTTTTCTTACTTTGTTCGTTATCTAAACAATGTATTTGTAAATTTATTTTATACCTTTCTGCAAAGATAGCTCAAATATTGTTTTATTCAAATTAGCTTAGACAATAAAATGTAAAAAATAAATAAAAATTAACAAAAATATTATTTATTCCACATTTTTTTAAACTTGTCTTGATTAGTGTTCAATCAATGACTTTTTTATGTAGAATATAGTCTCTAATCGGAATTTTAAATTGCAATTTAAATAATTAGTTAAATTTGTAAAGCTATCCATTTGTTAAATAAAAAAGGTGAACAAAAGCTATATGGCAAAAACAAAAAAGGAGATAAAGGTTCAAGAAGCAACTTTGGATCAAACTCATACCCGATCTAACAGCTATTTTGATAGAATAAAAAGTCATATTGTCCCATTGGGCATTCTTTTTTTTATAGCTATCCTAGCATACTCCAATACCGCTGGACATGAATACGCCTCCGATGATCAAATGGTTATTTATGACAATAAATTTGTTACGGCAGGCACAGATAGCCTTGCACGAATATTAACTAGTGATGCATTTGAAGGTTTTTTTGGTGAGCGAGGCAGTCAACTCATATCAGGTGGTCGTTATCGACCGCTTACCTTTATTACTTTTGCGCTAGAGTGGGAGTTTTTTGGACGCAATCCTACCATCAGTCATATCATCAATATAATTTCTTATGCAATACTATGTATGCTTATTTATATTTTTCTAACTTGGCTTTTTCCTACTAGAAGAGATCAGGCTTTTGAGCAATGGTCAAAACTACTTAATTTACCGTTTATTGCTAGTTTGCTTTATACTTTACATCCTATTCATACAGAAGTAGTTGCTAATATTAAAGGAAGAGATGAGTTGTATGGATTTCTATTTGGTATTATGACATTGATTTATTTCTTTATAATTTTTAGAGGCAGATGGTGGGAATATATTGCAATTTTTTTCTCTTTCCTATTTGCATTATTGAGTAAAGAAAATGCTATCACCTTTTTAGCAGTTATTCCATTGGTAGCTTTTATAAAAAGAATCTCGATTTTTTCAACTCAGTTTATGAAACCATATTCAGTTGTAATTTTACCCACGATTGCTTATCTGGTTTTTCGTGCTATAAGCACAGAAGCTTCATTGAATGCCCATACAGAGGAAATTCTGAATAATCCATTTGTACGAGCAAATGGATCAGAAAAATGGGGAACAATATTGTTTTCTTACAACGAATACTTCAAATTACTAGTTTTCCCGTCGAAGCTTACTCATGATTATTACTTTAATCAAATTCCTTATCGCAAACTATCTGACCCAATTGCGCTAATCTCATTGTTATCCATATTAGCTCTTCTATTTTGGCTAGCGAATAATTACAAGAAAAGAAATGAATTGGTATTCGCGATATTGTTTTTTATAATTACTTTCTCAATTGTATCAAATGCTCTATTTACAGTAGGCATTATTATGAATGAACGATTTATATTCGTACCTTCACTTGGGTTTTCCATAATCTGTGCTTGGGTCTTTTTAAAAATGGTTAAGCAGAGGGCTTTACTGTTAATTGTTTTAGTTGTAACTCTTGGGTTATACTTTATCAAGACCTATTCTAGAAATTTCGCTTGGAAGAATAATTATACGTTGTTTAGTACAGATTATTATAATAGCAATAATAGTGCAAAAGTAGCAACAGCCTTCGGCGGGACACTCCTAGAGAAATCGAATGATTATATTAAATCAGATAGCGTTAAAGCAAAAATCTTTATTGATTCGAGCATTAAGGTGCTAGAGCATTCTATTAGAATTTATCCCGAGAATAGTCAAGCATGGTTATTATATGGAAATGCGTTGTATGCCAAAACAAGAGATGCGCTTCAGGCAATACCAATTTACAGGACCTGTCTTGGATTAAGACAGAACTACTTCGATGCCTTATATAATATAGGTATACTGCATCTCAATATGAAGCAAGAAGACTCTGCAGAAGTATACCTAAGAGCAGCATTGAATGCGAGTCCTACTCATAAAGAAGTTCGAGAAACTCTTGGTAAGATATATGCTAAATCTGGTCGAACACAAGAAGCACTATCCCTCACTAGTGGCAATGTTAGTAGTCTTGGTGAGTTAGCTTTAGAGGCGAAAGAAGGGGGCAATTACCAAGAGGCAGTATCATTAGCACAGCAGGCGCTTGCTCAAAATCCAAGTGATGCAAATGCTAATTTTGTTATGGGAATTTGCTATGGGCGATTCATGAATAGGCTCCCAGAAGCAATACCATATTTGGAAAAGGCAGTAAAACTAAGCCCTGAAAATGGATATTGGTTAGAAGATTTAGCTGTAGCATACGGAATGACCGGTCAAACACAAAAAACAATCCCAATATTAGAGCAAGTAATCCAACTACGACCGAATGATCCTGCAGGTTATCAAAACCTAGCAACTTCTTACAATCTGCTTGGGGACAAGAAGAAGGCAAGTTATTATTTGGAGTTAGCGCGACAGAAAAGCCAACCTTAAAAACTAGAGGTAATCTGCATTCTCAGACCACTGAATGCAGGTTCAAAACGGCATACTCCACCAGTACATATAATACCTGCCAGCTGTCTGGAATAGGACAAGGTAAATCTCGTAGCTCCTTTAGTGTATGAGGTGAAAATAGAATAAAAATGGTGTGGTTGTTGGTATTCTTTGACTACTTCATAGTTTTTATTTGGAGAAAAATTATAAAGGTCTGATACGGAGATTGACCAGTTCGGAGCGGCATTGTATTCAATAAGTGCAAATAAAGATTGCCCTAACTCTTTAGCAGCATGCTGATATTGAAATTCGAAACGAAGAGAATGCTTTCTATTGATTCTATAAGTCGGCTCTAGAAAAAAAGTATAGGATTGTATATCCGTAGGTTCATTACCTGCTAGATATTTTTGTTGATTATAAAAAACGTACTGAAACCCTCCATGTAAATCCATTTTACCATTTAGAAATTTCTTTCGCTCGATATCTAAGTAGAACTCTTTGTAATATGGCGTTTTAAATACTAAAGCAGAATCAATTACACTGATATTCAAATTTATATGTGTTTTCTTTGATGGTGAATATGTTATATCTAACGATGAAGCTACTTCACTAATTTCTATCGGTGCTATTTGGAATCTAGCCGGTAATCTCAGTGAATTTTGCCTATTGATGGGTGCTAAAAAAGATAATCTTCGATTATTGTTCAGGTTAAAATCTGCAACTGCGCCCTGGGCTGTCGATTGAAATTGAAAATTATTGACTATTCTATTTTGGAATGTTAATCCTAAGCCTTTTTGACTATAAGAGAGCGAGTTCATTATGGAATAACCATCTCTATATTGATAGGTATTTATAAATTGATTGAATACAGCGTCTTTGGTCTTATATGCCAAATCGGTTCCCCACGTAATTTTACCTATTTGAAGAGTATGATAATAGTTGAAAACATACGTATTATATGGTGCTTGAAAATAATCAGCGGCTCTTGTCCGATTCGTATCTCTTAATTGATAGGTAGATATTGTATTATTGATTATCTCTCTATCTTTTTCTATAAGGGTTCTGGATACAACTGCTGCACCAAAGTTAAGATTGGTTTTTCTATTTTTCCCTAACTCAATATTTCCTTCAAAATTTAAACCTTTCACAAAGGAACCAAAATAATCCATGCGGTACTTTTGAGTTCCAGCTATACCTCTTAGCATGAATTTATCGTTGAAATAATACTTAGCCCTAATACCAAATATAGCATTATCTATACCTAAGTTTCGTTCTTCAAATGTTCGAAGAGCCACACCGCTTCCATATTGCTCATAAATAAACCCACCAGTTAGCTCTAGATTTTCAATTTTCTTTTTGAGATACCAGTTACCAATACCATAAAATGACAATGGTATGGGTGGAGTTTGAAGAATAGAATTATAGTTTCCATCAAAGCGAATACCTCCTTCAAAACCTTTATTAATATCGCTATAAATCATTTGAAACCAAGCATTTGCAGAGTTTTTGTTTACTTCATAATTTGGTCCCACAGCAGCTATGGCACTATCTCTAACATACATATCTACATTTAAGCGAAAATTCCCTGTGAGGGTAGCTTGTGAATATAAAAAATTGTTAAACAACACGAGCACAGTAAACCAAAGCGACTTTTCCATTATCTTATTATTGAATTTTGTGGCAAAGTTAAATTTAATCAGAAAATTAAGCGGATTAAATTAAATTTGTAAAACATAAAAACAAAAAATGAAAAAAATTTTAGTTGTTCTACTTGTATCTAGTTTTATATTTCATTCTAAAGTGAGAGCCGGTGGTGGTGAAGGGAAGGATTTGCCTACAGCCATGGTAGAAGATTTAAACGGACAAAAGCTAGATTTTAAATCTATACTTAAACCTGGCAAGTTCTATGTAATATCCTTTTGGGCTACATGGTGTGTGCCATGTAAAAAAGAATTGGGCAATATGGTCGATTTGGCACCTAAGTGGAAGGAAAAACTCAACACAGAAATAATAGCTGTTTCTACAGATGATAGCCGAGCAAAATCTAAGGTTAAAACCTATGTCACGGGTGAAGACTGGCCTTTTACTGTGTTATTAGATATGAACCAGGATTTGATGCGCTCACTCGGAATTCAACAAATTCCATTTACTCTTATTGTTAATGGGGATGGAAAAATCGTTTATACCCACAATTCCTATGTAGAGGGAGATGAATTTGAGATTGAGAACAAGTTAAATAACATGGTAAACAAGTAGATCAATTCTTATCTCTTTATTTTTAAGTTCATTATTATGATTCAATTACGAATAGTGCTAATGGTTGTTGCCATCTTATTCATTAACAGTGCAGATGCCCAGTCCCGGAAAAAATCGAAAAAGACAACTAGATCGAAATCTACAACCATCAACACCGGAAGTCCAGCAACTAATGATGGTACAGCTACAGTAAACTCTGGTTCAAGTTCACCTATAGATAACGTAGTAGGGGCAATTGGAGGTTTGATTGGTGCATCTGGTTCTGGCTCAATGTCAAATGATTTAGCAGCTAATGGATTGAAGGAGGCCTTGAATGTAGGAACTGAATTAGCAGCAAATAATTTAGGAAGAGTGGACGGATTTTTAGCCAATGCCGCTGTGAAGATATTGTTTCCACCCGAAGCAAGAAAGGTCGAATCTACACTTCGTTCTTTAGGAATGAATTCAGTTTGCGATCAAGTCATAACTTCTGTCAATCGAGCTGCAGAAGCCGCTGTGGTAGAGGCTAAGCCAATTTTCGTAGAGGCTATTAAACAAATGACAATAACTGATGCTATTAATATATTGACTGGTGAGAAAGACGCAGCAACTCAGTACCTTATGAGAACAAGCGGACAGGCTTTAATGGCGAAGTTTGAACCAATCATTCAATCCAATCTGCAAAAAACAAATGCCACAAAATATTGGTCTGATGCCGTGAACGCATATAATGCAGTTCCATTTGTACAAAAGCTTAATCCGAATTTGTCTCAGTATGTCACGCAAAAAGCTTCTGACGGGATTTTCTTAATGGTAGCACAAGAGGAGGCTAAAATTAGAGAAAATCCTACGCAACGCATTGGCACTTTACTGCAGGATGTTTTTGGATGGGCAGATAAGAATAGAAATTAGTTTCAAGTTGTCAGTTGCTAGTAAAAAATTTAAAAGCCTAAAGCGAAAAGATTCATTTGATGCTCTCTATTTCGCCGACAAGATGCTAAGAAAACAAATTCAAATTAATCATTTTTTATTCAATCGGGGACTATCGGGATTAATTGGAAAATTTTCAAATTACACTCATCATATCTTCCATCCTAGCCCAACTAGAAAATTAAACCTAGCTTGTGGGAAGAAAAAGTTATAATCACGACCTCTAGTTATATGCCCTGAACTGCTTACTGTGTTTCCGCTATGATAGGTATAGCCTCTCGAGATATAATCTGTATTAAATATATTGTTGAGTAAGAGATTGAAGCTCCATTCCCCAATTTTTCGATTTGATTTTAGTATATGGGAAATAGAAACATTGGAGACATTGTATAGTGGTATGGATTTTTCAGTTGTTGAGGTATTGTCTAGAAATTGCTGACTTACCGTTTTATTCATAAATCGAATATCTGTACCTTTCCATGGAGTCCATTGAAGTTCGGCATAGGAAATCCAAGCAGGCGAAAATGCAATATTAGTAGAACTATAAAAGATTTTTTCTGTCTCCGTGTTATTGATACTGTAGTCTACTTCATTATAAGCGATTGTATAATTCGTATAATCTAGAATTTTATTGAGTGCTAGATATTGATTCGTATAGAAATTTAAATTTTTAGCTAGGCGATAACTAAATTCTAGCTCAGCACCTGTTCGGTAACTCTTAGCTACATTTTCTCGAATAGGAGCACCCGTGGTATTGATGTTTCCAGTAGGTACGAGTTGGTCTATAAAATACATTACGAATACATTGGCCTTGAATAAACTTGTCTTCATTTTTCGCTCGAAGCCTAACTCTAGATTATAAACCATTTCAGGTCTGGGTTGACTGAGCATATCTTCGTCTAGAAAATCACTTCTTACGGGTTCTCTATGACTCAATCCTGCGAAAATAAATAGTTTATTTTTTGGATTAATTTCATGGGTCCAGCCAATTTTTGGATTGAAAAATAAAAAGTTTTTATCAAAGGAAATAAAGGATTGATTTCTCAGACTACCTACCGTAGAATAATTTACCTGGCGCAGTTGTAGGTCAGCTATGAAATGAGACTTTTTCCAATGATACGTAAATTTATTAAATGCAGTCAAGTCTGTTTTCCTTGCTTCGTTATTATAAAATCTATCAATGGCATTACCATGAACGGTATTGAAAAATATAGGAACACGTCCGAAATGATCTCCTTGATAACTCGAAAATGAAATGGCAGATATATTATTGAATTTTTCTTTTTCTATTTGATGTGAAGCATTGACACCTAGGAGATAATTGTCTAACCATAACTGTCGAACCAAATCACCGTTTCCAGATAAACCGGAGCCAAAGTTGGAATAATCTTGATCTACTTTATAATCTTCATAGTAGCCAAGTCCTCTGGTAAAAAATCCAGTTAAAGAGGATTGATGACCATTTTTCCAGAGAAAGTTTTGTATCCATTGCACGTGCGTTTGATGGTAATTGTCGATTTGGTTTGAATAGGGATCTCCTGCTTTAGATTCATAGTCTGTACCCGCTATATTTTTTGTTCTTTCACCATTGTTATATTCCTCTTGACTTAGTCCAAACCATGACTGATAAGTTTTCTCACGGCCGTGAGAGGCGATGATGTGCGAAGTATATTTGTCGCCATACTTTGATACATCGAGATAAAAAGATCCTAACCTCGACCATGCTCTATCAATATAACCATCGCTCTGTATGTGTGATCCACGTGCGGTGATTTGCCAACCATCCGACATCACTCCTGTTGAAGCTTGAATCATATTTCGAAAGGTATTGAAGCTACCTAAGCTCGTTTGAAATTGAATGAATGGTTTGAGGTGTTTCTTTGTCGTCTTTATAGAAATAGAACCACCGAGACCTGTACCTCCCATGGTCGAAAAACCTATCCCTCGCTGTACCTGAATATCATCAGCACTGCTAAAAAGATCAGGAATATTGACCCAATACACCTCTTGTGACTCGGCATCATTATATGGTACACCATTGATATTGACTTGAATACGCTGTGCATCCATACCTCTTATATATAAATAGGAATAACCAATGCCATTACCTGCATCTGTTGACAACTGTAACGATGGCAGTTGTTGGATTAGGGTAGGAATATCCTGACCCAAATTTAAGTGCTGGAGTTCAGAGGTTTTTATTGTGTTGGATGACGTCGTTGATTTTGTATTCGTTCGTATGGCCTTGATATAGACTTCTCCCAGTGTTTTGGTGCTATCATTTTGTGCATAATTAGATAATGCCAAATGAATGAAGAAAAGAGTTCCTAATGTGCGTTTACAATTATTCATTACTAATTATTAATTTTTAATTCTTAATTAAATATGCAAACTAAGGGGAGAATTGAAACGAAAGAGGTTATTTAAACTCGACTTCATTTCGGCTTCCTTTCCTACGCCAGTATTATCTGGATCAGGTTATTAGGGTATTATCTCAGTCTCGTCATTGACAAGACACCCCTAGCAAGCTAGTGCTGCAAATATAAGGATTAAATTAATTCATTATGGGAGAAATTATCTTATTAATGTGACATCACCTGTTTTAAAAGCTTTTTTACCGTTTAGGTAGGTGATTTCAGCATAGTAAATATAAACCGCCATAGGAGCAGGTTGACCATGATACTTTCCATTCCAGCCGATTCTATGTGCTTCATTACTCTCGAATACTTTCTCTCCCCACCTATTAAATATGACGAGTTTAGCCGAAAAAACATTATTTGAGTATATACGAACTTGATTGTTGTTAGGGTCTTGTGAGGCAGGAGTAAAAGCATTTGGAATATAAAAAATTTCATCCTTGTATTTAATATGAACTTTATCTCGCGCTATGCAATTTTCATTATATACAGCTTCTAAGGTATAGTTTTCCGAAACGTAAGAATTTACAATTGGGTTAGGACAATCCGAACAACTCAATCCATTTGTTGGACTCCATTTAATACTTTCAATTCTATTTGAATCACCTTTGATAATCTTGAATTTGAGTAAAATAGTTTCATTTAATTTGACAACTGTATCATCTGGTATAACATCAATATCCATGATTTCAACTCCTTCTATTGCGACTAGTTTACTCGCCTGACAATGGTTTTTGTCTTTAACTTTTACGGTGTATTCCCCTGCTTTATAAACTTGTTGTTTTTGAAGTCTTTTGTAATTGAAGCCAGAATCTGCACTGTATAAATAGTTGGGAGTTCCTCCACTACATCTTATATCTAAAGTTGCATAGTTTCCACAATTCAATTTTGTTCTATAAACCGTATCAATTGTTAATAGAGGGGGGTCTTTTAGTTGAAAATAAAAAGTATCCTTGCAAGCATTTTTATCAGTGATGATAAGCCAATATTTTCCTTCCTTGAGATAACTTATTTTGTTGGCACTGGCTCCATTGGACCATAGATAATTATAAGGTAAAACCCCTCCATCTGCTACAATTAATATTTGGGCAAGACTATCTTTAAAACACGGGTTAGAAATGGTATCAATTTTTAATAAGCTTAATATTTTTGGTTCAAATATGAAAATAGTTTTGGAATTCGAACATTGATTTGTGTCAGTGACGGTGATGGTGTAGTTGCCACCTCTGAGTTTTGTAATGTAATTATTGTAATTATTATTTAGATTCCATATGTATTTATATGGCATCGTTCCGCCTGTTGGATTTATTTCGATTTCACCTGTAGAATCGTTAAAACATAGTAGATCTCGTGATTTGGTGGTTTGAATAGTAATTGGATCTGGTTGACTTAAACTAAAAGTATCACTATAAATGCATCCTTTCGAATCCCTAGTGTAGTAAGATGCAATCTTAGCAGCTTTTAAGTTTGTAATTATATTGGCATTTTGATAAATAATATTGTTTATGGAATACATATAAGGTAAATATCCATTATTCGCATTTATCGCAAGTATACCACTGCTGTCATTAAAGCATTTAAGGTTTTGGGTAGTTTTTGTCGCTATCAAAGTACTATTAAGAATCGCGATATTGACAGAGTCCTTGTTGAGACAACCTGTAGCCGAGTTAATGACTGTTAGTATAAATTTTTGGGTAGAATTAACCTTACACCAAGGCATAGCTGAAGCAGGATTATCTAGTCCATTTATTGGTAGCCAAGAATATACAATACCCGCCTGAGATGCTGTACCAAGGCGAACAGAATCTCCCGAACAATTCACTCTGGTTTTATCTAATCCTGCATCTACTATTGGCAGAGGGTGAACAGTAAGATTTAAGACAACAAAACTATCGCAGCCTCTTTTGCTTTTCAGGGTATCGTAGTACACTCCTGTTGCATTTATATTTTCACCTTTAAACGTATAGGTTTTACCTTGACAGATGTTTATAGTTAAATTTCTTACTATCTCAGGAACTACAACCAGATGTAAATAGACAAAACTATCGCAATTGCTCTGGTTCAACAAGGTATCTATATAAAGACCGCTACTTGTTCGGAAAGAACCATTAAAAAACACAGGAGCGTTTTGGCATGTAGTGTCATAAAGTTGAATTGAACTCGTATCTAGAAAAGTCAAATTGAGATAGTCAAAACTATCACAACCATAGCGATTTTTTAAAGTATCTCGATAGAACCCTGTACTGGTGATATTTTGATTGTTATAACTAACTATACTACCTTTACATTGAATCAATATTCGCGTAGATGAGCTTGAATCATTTACTGTTAAGTGCAGGTATAGATAGTGGTCGCAACCAAATGAATTTTGTAAAGTATCCTTGTATATTCCTGTTTTCCTTAATATTTTATCATTAAATAAGATAGAATCATTGTAACAAATTGTAATAAAGCTGTCTTTTCTGGTGGTATCAGCAACAAATAAATGCAGATAAATTAAGCTATCACATCCTTTAACAGAATAAAGGGTATCTTTATATATACCATTCGCTATTCTATTTGCCCCATTGAAAAATTTTGATTTCGACCTGCAAATTGTGTCATATAGTCTGGTAACGAATGAGTCGACGACTTTTAAATTTAAATATATAATACTATCACAGTTGTATTGCGTTTTTAGGGTGTCTGAGTAGAGTTTTTCTAATTTCCTCCAGCTGCCTCTCCACAAGGTAGAATCTCCAGTGCAAATATCCAAAGCATTTTTATAATAATAATTTCCCTTAAAAACATGGGTGTCACGAATATTTAAATTTAAATCACAAAAGTATTTGGTTGAAACTAGTCTTGTTATTTGTATTATTGTATTTGTGTTAGGATTTTTAATTGTTAGTATTGAGGAATCACCTATTCCAATAATTATACTGTCTACACTTCCATTATTTATTCTATAAAATATTTTATTTCCTTCTCTATTCTTTATGACAAATTGTATCGAAGTATCTCGACATATCATTGGTTTTTTAGATATTCTAGGTGTATCACATAAAGTACCACAAATGCTAATTACAGGGGGTGTTATGAAATCTACACTTGATAGCATGTTATCATTAGAAGAGCCATTTCCGACAGAACCATTTA from Chitinophagales bacterium harbors:
- a CDS encoding gliding motility-associated C-terminal domain-containing protein, with translation MSRILFMLVVFLLSTKLIFTQCIIPCNSNVGIFSTNNASTIAYDNMGSAFHSTYSVEEIGNRFWGEQMQSDGISNLLTPQFINPTNYPVLTGKIYHIGIGSNSISDVQYVVLTSTGLFVGGTVQCVISSQILGTNSFSKISVNGKLDGLPTGITPDSVKMMFVTQGSIIITTCGGHVFVLSIHSFIRGGRGGGSNTTWSQVMQSVGKPLTNVIAVRGCPRVAYALKNDSTIWTWGEGILRGDGSGFFSSDSAIQMTLPSGVTGVKMIQSTRMTTNNFVSYYLLGTNQRVYSLGKNNFGQLGDRTTIDKLVWVNCKYPNNSDITDAAWISSNEHDPYYASLAIINKSAQIYTCGYNSKYMVGRNFNEGTNFLGIPAGISASDTILHCEVGGHTTAFIKIRTPRYGYVGHLVNGSVGNGSSNDNMLSSVDFITPPVISICGTLCDTPRISKKPMICRDTSIQFVIKNREGNKIFYRINNGSVDSIIIGIGDSSILTIKNPNTNTIIQITRLVSTKYFCDLNLNIRDTHVFKGNYYYKNALDICTGDSTLWRGSWRKLEKLYSDTLKTQYNCDSIIYLNLKVVDSFVTRLYDTICRSKSKFFNGANRIANGIYKDTLYSVKGCDSLIYLHLFVADTTRKDSFITICYNDSILFNDKILRKTGIYKDTLQNSFGCDHYLYLHLTVNDSSSSTRILIQCKGSIVSYNNQNITSTGFYRDTLKNRYGCDSFDYLNLTFLDTSSIQLYDTTCQNAPVFFNGSFRTSSGLYIDTLLNQSNCDSFVYLHLVVVPEIVRNLTINICQGKTYTFKGENINATGVYYDTLKSKRGCDSFVVLNLTVHPLPIVDAGLDKTRVNCSGDSVRLGTASQAGIVYSWLPINGLDNPASAMPWCKVNSTQKFILTVINSATGCLNKDSVNIAILNSTLIATKTTQNLKCFNDSSGILAINANNGYLPYMYSINNIIYQNANIITNLKAAKIASYYTRDSKGCIYSDTFSLSQPDPITIQTTKSRDLLCFNDSTGEIEINPTGGTMPYKYIWNLNNNYNNYITKLRGGNYTITVTDTNQCSNSKTIFIFEPKILSLLKIDTISNPCFKDSLAQILIVADGGVLPYNYLWSNGASANKISYLKEGKYWLIITDKNACKDTFYFQLKDPPLLTIDTVYRTKLNCGNYATLDIRCSGGTPNYLYSADSGFNYKRLQKQQVYKAGEYTVKVKDKNHCQASKLVAIEGVEIMDIDVIPDDTVVKLNETILLKFKIIKGDSNRIESIKWSPTNGLSCSDCPNPIVNSYVSENYTLEAVYNENCIARDKVHIKYKDEIFYIPNAFTPASQDPNNNQVRIYSNNVFSAKLVIFNRWGEKVFESNEAHRIGWNGKYHGQPAPMAVYIYYAEITYLNGKKAFKTGDVTLIR
- a CDS encoding TonB-dependent receptor, with the translated sequence MNNCKRTLGTLFFIHLALSNYAQNDSTKTLGEVYIKAIRTNTKSTTSSNTIKTSELQHLNLGQDIPTLIQQLPSLQLSTDAGNGIGYSYLYIRGMDAQRIQVNINGVPYNDAESQEVYWVNIPDLFSSADDIQVQRGIGFSTMGGTGLGGSISIKTTKKHLKPFIQFQTSLGSFNTFRNMIQASTGVMSDGWQITARGSHIQSDGYIDRAWSRLGSFYLDVSKYGDKYTSHIIASHGREKTYQSWFGLSQEEYNNGERTKNIAGTDYESKAGDPYSNQIDNYHQTHVQWIQNFLWKNGHQSSLTGFFTRGLGYYEDYKVDQDYSNFGSGLSGNGDLVRQLWLDNYLLGVNASHQIEKEKFNNISAISFSSYQGDHFGRVPIFFNTVHGNAIDRFYNNEARKTDLTAFNKFTYHWKKSHFIADLQLRQVNYSTVGSLRNQSFISFDKNFLFFNPKIGWTHEINPKNKLFIFAGLSHREPVRSDFLDEDMLSQPRPEMVYNLELGFERKMKTSLFKANVFVMYFIDQLVPTGNINTTGAPIRENVAKSYRTGAELEFSYRLAKNLNFYTNQYLALNKILDYTNYTIAYNEVDYSINNTETEKIFYSSTNIAFSPAWISYAELQWTPWKGTDIRFMNKTVSQQFLDNTSTTEKSIPLYNVSNVSISHILKSNRKIGEWSFNLLLNNIFNTDYISRGYTYHSGNTVSSSGHITRGRDYNFFFPQARFNFLVGLGWKI